One genomic segment of Impatiens glandulifera chromosome 6, dImpGla2.1, whole genome shotgun sequence includes these proteins:
- the LOC124942493 gene encoding plant intracellular Ras-group-related LRR protein 6-like: MGEIRKEKHWQLFWLCVVDLFLNKSKTFRFPSMDRFLKDARASGSLNLSNRSLSEVPNEVYKSMDAIGGSEKWWETVELQKLILAHNNIESLREDLRNLPLLSVLNVRHNKLTLLPAAIGELHMLKSLDVSFNMISSIPEEIGSATALVKFECSNNQLKDLLGSIGRCSDLSEFKWRPKRRSSR, translated from the exons ATGGGAGAAATCAG GAAAGAAAAACATTGGCAACTTTTCTGGCTATGTGTGGTTGACTTGTTTTTAAATAAGAGCAAGACTTTCCGGTTTCCGTCTATGGATCGTTTCTTGAAAGATGCAAGAGCTTCCGGTTCCCTCAACCTCTCCAACCGTTCACTAAG TGAAGTGCCAAATGAAGTATACAAAAGCATGGATGCTATTGGAGGCAGTGAGAAATGGTGGGAG ACCGTGGAGCTACAGAAGCTTATTTTAGCGCATAATAACATTGAATCGTTGAGGGAAGATCTCAGAAACTTGCCTTTATTGTCTGTACTTAATGTTAGACACAACAAGCTAACCCTCCTGCCGGCTGCCATAGGCGA GCTTCACATGCTAAAATCATTAGATGTTTCATTTAACATGATATCCAGCATACCTGAAGAAATTGGATCGGCAACTGCTTTGGTCAA GTTTGAATGCTCAAATAATCAACTAAAAGATCTTCTAGGCTCCATAGGACGTTGTTCAGATTTGTCAGAGTTCAAG TGGAGGCCGAAGAGAAGATCAAGTAGATGA